The following coding sequences are from one Methanohalophilus halophilus window:
- a CDS encoding mechanosensitive ion channel family protein yields MEEYCIAVGVDDFYSTIVIVILTLLVVLLFQYLFKKSLIFKGDNFIRNLFFTLITFLGMMLVIFSLPISSDSKQIIVSAIGIIVGATVALSSTTFVSNGMSGIMVRLIKPFNVGDYIRSGEIFGRVTDKTILYTRIQSEDRDLIIVPNLKLMSNPLITIRSSGTIISTNVSLGYDVCRQDIETALLEAAGQAGLEDPFVHVLELGDFSVTYKVGGLLKETKALLTDRSNFKKEVLDSLHKMDIEIVSPTFMNQRVMKNGKRFIPPLRENKEDEEEYRPDRNYIPEVSTEEIIFDKAIEAEMLEKARNTLEYFDNKKAKVEKQISCLPEKSAKIQQNNWSSIQDRLKNIEQIVEALEKAPEPGEMESSPEGLLHSKVLEHLSSIMDSILEDYNQMVEIMESGSCEIEDKKSDGLSDSEESVSENDVN; encoded by the coding sequence ATGGAGGAATATTGTATCGCAGTTGGGGTCGATGATTTTTATTCAACGATTGTAATAGTTATATTGACATTGCTGGTAGTCCTTCTGTTCCAGTATCTTTTTAAGAAATCTTTGATTTTCAAAGGTGACAACTTCATAAGGAATCTTTTCTTTACCCTTATTACATTCCTGGGCATGATGTTGGTTATATTTTCCCTGCCGATATCCAGTGATTCAAAACAGATCATAGTAAGTGCGATAGGTATTATTGTTGGTGCTACTGTAGCTCTTTCTTCTACCACCTTTGTTTCAAATGGAATGTCTGGTATAATGGTTCGGCTCATTAAGCCATTCAATGTGGGTGATTATATCAGAAGTGGTGAAATCTTTGGCAGGGTGACTGACAAAACTATACTCTATACACGAATTCAGTCAGAAGATCGTGACCTGATCATCGTACCAAATTTGAAACTAATGTCCAATCCTCTGATTACCATACGCTCTTCGGGAACCATAATCTCTACTAATGTTTCACTGGGTTATGATGTATGCCGGCAGGATATTGAAACAGCTTTACTCGAGGCGGCTGGTCAGGCAGGCCTGGAGGATCCTTTCGTACATGTTCTTGAGCTGGGGGACTTCTCTGTCACCTACAAAGTGGGTGGTCTGCTGAAAGAGACTAAAGCTTTGCTAACTGACCGTTCTAATTTTAAGAAGGAAGTGCTGGATTCGCTTCATAAAATGGATATTGAAATTGTATCTCCTACATTCATGAACCAGAGGGTCATGAAGAATGGCAAACGATTCATTCCTCCTCTGCGGGAAAATAAGGAGGATGAGGAGGAATATCGGCCTGACAGGAACTACATTCCCGAGGTATCCACCGAAGAAATCATTTTTGATAAGGCTATAGAGGCTGAAATGCTGGAAAAAGCTCGTAATACCCTGGAATATTTTGATAATAAAAAGGCAAAAGTGGAAAAACAAATTTCCTGCCTTCCTGAAAAATCTGCCAAAATCCAGCAGAATAATTGGTCTTCTATACAGGATCGCTTGAAAAACATAGAGCAGATTGTTGAGGCACTGGAAAAAGCTCCGGAACCGGGAGAAATGGAATCATCGCCCGAAGGTCTGCTTCACTCCAAGGTGCTTGAACACCTCAGTTCCATCATGGACAGCATTCTTGAGGATTATAACCAAATGGTGGAAATAATGGAATCTGGCTCCTGTGAGATTGAGGACAAAAAATCTGATGGGTTATCAGATAGTGAAGAATCTGTCAGTGAAAACGATGTTAATTAA
- a CDS encoding LSm family protein: MGNRPLDILNNALNTAVIVRLKGAREFRGTLQGYDVHMNLVLDEAEEIKEGEIVRKIGSVVVRGDNVVYVSP, translated from the coding sequence ATGGGAAACAGACCTCTGGACATACTGAACAACGCATTAAACACAGCCGTAATCGTAAGATTGAAAGGTGCAAGAGAATTTCGTGGAACACTTCAGGGATATGACGTTCACATGAACCTGGTGCTGGATGAAGCTGAAGAGATCAAGGAAGGAGAAATCGTCCGCAAGATTGGAAGCGTTGTTGTCCGTGGAGATAATGTTGTATATGTATCTCCGTAA
- a CDS encoding valine--tRNA ligase, whose amino-acid sequence MTIPKEYNPQEVEKRWQNAWDMSMYHFDWEDENKPQYIIDTPPPYPTGNFHIGNSLNWCYIDFVARYKRMQGFNVMFPQGWDCHGLPTEVKVEEIHGITKNQVPRAEFRELCEELTIGNIEKMRQTMRMLGFSVDWSNEFITMKPEYFVKTQRSFVQMQKQGRIYQADHPVNWCPRCETAIAFAEVEYEARDTKLNYLNFDKVRIATTRPELLAACVAVAINPDDERYKENIGENVKVPLFDHEVPVIADKEVDPEFGTGVVMICTFGDKQDVRWWIEHNLPLRKAIDRNGFMTGIAGKYEGMKSSECKEAIVRDLKDQGYLYDQDSLDQNVGMCWRCNTPIEILSERQWFVKIENDKILETANEINWIPDYMKIRLENWTNTMEWDWCISRQRIFATPIPVWYCKQCGKSLIAEEEWLPLDPTQTKPPIPCECGSIDFEAEEDVLDTWMDSSLTALHVTGWLTDHEMRSPAQLRPQGHDIIRTWAFYSILRAKALQDSKPWESIMINGMVLGEDGHKMSKSRGNIISPEEVVDQYSSDAFRQWAAIGGSTGSDVMFRWKDVVSGSRYFNKMWSIFRFSMSHLEEVLPDIPEVAISSLGTVDRWLLSKLNRLIISVTENMDNYQFDEAYKSIRGFAWETLADNYIELVKARLYGEEETSKKAARYTLYTTLETLTRMLAPFAPFFAEEVYSHISTDSVHQTNWPSAHREMIDETYEKQGEIIKDLASSIRRYKSDSGMALNAPLKKIEIYSVMDDVTDLEGATNSAVEVIEGIPEFEHVPVDVKPNMGIIGPKFRKQAGSIIATLKKMDASRVAQMKESGSIDIEVDGEKISLEPESVEIIKEVTSAGRTVDVLEVSDVMAVILR is encoded by the coding sequence ATGACGATCCCTAAAGAATATAACCCCCAAGAAGTGGAAAAAAGATGGCAGAATGCCTGGGACATGTCAATGTACCATTTTGATTGGGAAGATGAGAATAAACCCCAGTATATAATAGATACCCCTCCTCCCTATCCTACAGGGAATTTCCATATCGGAAATTCCCTTAACTGGTGTTACATCGATTTTGTTGCACGATATAAACGCATGCAGGGATTCAATGTTATGTTCCCACAGGGATGGGACTGTCATGGCCTTCCCACTGAAGTGAAGGTAGAAGAGATACATGGCATTACTAAAAATCAGGTTCCAAGAGCTGAATTCAGGGAGCTCTGTGAAGAGCTTACAATCGGAAATATAGAGAAAATGCGCCAGACAATGCGCATGTTGGGTTTTTCGGTGGATTGGAGTAACGAATTCATCACGATGAAACCCGAATACTTCGTAAAAACACAGCGCTCCTTTGTCCAGATGCAAAAACAGGGACGTATCTATCAGGCCGACCATCCCGTAAACTGGTGCCCGCGCTGTGAAACAGCTATTGCCTTTGCGGAAGTCGAATATGAAGCAAGGGACACAAAACTGAATTATCTGAACTTTGATAAAGTCAGGATCGCTACCACAAGACCTGAATTGTTGGCTGCCTGTGTTGCTGTGGCAATCAACCCCGATGATGAAAGGTATAAAGAAAATATTGGTGAAAATGTAAAAGTACCTTTATTTGACCATGAAGTGCCTGTAATAGCAGACAAAGAGGTCGATCCAGAATTCGGTACAGGCGTGGTAATGATATGTACCTTCGGTGACAAACAGGATGTACGCTGGTGGATCGAGCACAACCTACCCCTGCGTAAGGCTATTGATCGTAATGGCTTTATGACAGGTATTGCCGGCAAATATGAAGGAATGAAATCTTCAGAATGCAAGGAAGCAATCGTTCGGGATCTCAAAGACCAGGGTTACCTGTACGATCAGGACAGCCTTGACCAGAATGTGGGAATGTGCTGGCGTTGCAACACACCGATAGAGATTCTTTCTGAAAGGCAATGGTTTGTCAAAATTGAAAATGATAAAATCCTTGAAACAGCAAATGAGATCAACTGGATCCCTGACTACATGAAGATACGCCTGGAAAACTGGACAAACACCATGGAATGGGATTGGTGCATATCCAGACAGCGTATTTTTGCCACCCCTATACCGGTGTGGTACTGCAAACAATGTGGGAAATCCCTGATTGCAGAAGAGGAGTGGTTGCCTCTTGACCCCACACAGACAAAACCTCCAATACCCTGTGAATGTGGTTCGATTGATTTTGAAGCTGAAGAAGATGTACTGGATACCTGGATGGACTCATCCCTGACAGCCCTGCATGTTACAGGTTGGCTTACAGATCATGAAATGAGATCACCTGCACAGCTGCGACCCCAGGGCCACGACATTATCCGCACGTGGGCATTTTACAGCATACTCCGTGCCAAAGCTCTTCAGGATTCCAAACCGTGGGAATCTATCATGATAAATGGTATGGTACTCGGAGAAGACGGACACAAGATGAGCAAATCCCGGGGCAACATCATTTCTCCGGAAGAGGTCGTCGACCAGTACAGCTCTGATGCGTTCCGCCAGTGGGCTGCAATCGGAGGTTCTACGGGTTCTGATGTAATGTTTAGATGGAAAGACGTGGTATCAGGATCCAGATACTTTAACAAAATGTGGAGCATCTTCCGCTTTTCAATGTCCCATCTGGAAGAAGTACTACCCGACATCCCTGAAGTTGCCATATCCAGCCTAGGCACAGTAGATCGCTGGTTGCTCAGCAAACTCAACAGGCTGATAATTTCAGTAACCGAGAATATGGATAACTACCAGTTCGACGAAGCCTACAAATCCATACGAGGATTTGCCTGGGAAACCCTTGCGGACAACTATATCGAACTTGTCAAAGCCAGACTTTATGGAGAGGAGGAAACTTCAAAGAAAGCAGCCCGTTATACCCTCTACACAACCCTGGAAACCCTGACCCGCATGCTTGCACCCTTTGCACCTTTCTTTGCAGAGGAAGTTTATTCCCATATTTCTACAGACAGTGTTCACCAAACAAACTGGCCTTCTGCACACAGGGAAATGATCGATGAAACTTATGAGAAGCAGGGTGAAATAATAAAAGACCTCGCAAGCAGTATCCGCAGGTATAAATCCGATTCAGGGATGGCCCTGAATGCCCCTCTCAAGAAGATCGAGATCTATTCTGTAATGGATGATGTTACAGACCTTGAGGGAGCTACAAATTCTGCAGTGGAAGTTATAGAAGGAATACCCGAATTTGAACATGTACCCGTGGATGTTAAACCCAACATGGGAATTATCGGACCAAAATTCCGCAAACAGGCTGGCAGTATCATCGCTACCCTGAAAAAAATGGATGCATCCAGGGTTGCACAGATGAAGGAATCTGGATCCATTGATATTGAAGTTGATGGAGAAAAAATAAGTCTGGAACCTGAAAGTGTGGAAATAATAAAAGAAGTAACGTCTGCAGGCAGAACAGTGGATGTCCTTGAGGTCAGCGATGTAATGGCCGTAATATTGCGCTGA
- the purF gene encoding amidophosphoribosyltransferase: protein MKEECGVVGVLLDDTKSQSKTAALQIYYSLYALQHRGQESTGITVYNGGSTHSLKGMGLVPEVYAREDIAKLVGHVGIGHVRYSTTGQSRIENCQPLIVNYKSGTVAIAHNGNLVNGSDLRDELESEGRIFITDSDTEVVAHLLVKELLKHGPVESIKNVMNRLEGSYSLAIMIDDLLIAARDPLGIKPLCIGKTDLGLVVASESVAIDTLNGKLIRDVKPGEVVVLKDGEVESHQVYNTTHAAHCVFEYIYFARPDSVIDGQLVYKVRERIGRELAKEHPVEADIISPVPDSGITSAVGYTRESGIKYQEGLMKNRYIGRTFILPGQEMRETAVRLKMNTIAENIEEKRVVLIDDSVVRGTTSRKIIKMIKDAGAREIHARIGSPAIIAPCYMGIDMATREELIAANNKVENICNTINADSLGYLSIDGLVRAIGLDKEDLCMGCLTEVYPLEIPGEKCQCRQTRLNQF from the coding sequence ATGAAGGAAGAATGCGGTGTTGTAGGGGTTTTACTGGATGATACAAAATCCCAATCAAAAACCGCCGCACTTCAGATTTACTATTCTCTCTATGCACTACAGCACAGGGGTCAGGAATCCACTGGCATTACTGTTTACAATGGTGGGTCAACCCATTCGCTGAAAGGGATGGGCCTTGTCCCGGAAGTTTATGCAAGAGAAGACATTGCAAAACTTGTAGGTCATGTAGGCATTGGCCACGTCCGTTATTCCACAACGGGTCAGTCACGAATAGAAAATTGCCAGCCCCTTATTGTGAATTATAAAAGTGGTACTGTAGCTATTGCCCATAATGGCAACCTGGTGAACGGCAGTGACCTGCGGGACGAACTGGAATCAGAAGGCAGGATTTTTATTACCGATTCTGACACCGAAGTCGTTGCCCACCTTCTGGTCAAGGAACTGCTAAAACACGGACCTGTAGAGTCTATCAAGAACGTGATGAACAGGCTTGAAGGGTCATATTCCCTGGCCATAATGATCGATGACCTCCTGATAGCCGCCAGGGACCCGCTTGGGATCAAACCTCTATGTATAGGAAAAACGGACCTTGGACTGGTAGTGGCATCCGAAAGTGTGGCCATTGATACATTAAACGGCAAACTTATCAGGGACGTAAAACCTGGCGAGGTTGTTGTATTAAAAGATGGTGAAGTGGAAAGTCATCAGGTATACAATACCACACATGCAGCACATTGTGTTTTTGAATATATCTATTTTGCAAGGCCTGACTCTGTAATCGATGGCCAGCTTGTCTACAAAGTCAGGGAACGTATTGGCAGGGAACTTGCAAAAGAACATCCTGTTGAAGCGGATATTATTTCTCCGGTACCTGATTCGGGTATTACTTCTGCTGTCGGATATACCAGGGAATCAGGCATCAAGTATCAGGAAGGTTTGATGAAAAACCGTTATATTGGCAGGACCTTTATTCTTCCGGGCCAGGAAATGAGAGAAACCGCTGTCAGGCTCAAGATGAACACTATTGCAGAAAACATAGAAGAAAAAAGGGTAGTACTCATCGATGACAGTGTTGTAAGGGGAACCACTTCCCGGAAAATCATCAAAATGATAAAAGACGCTGGTGCCAGAGAAATACACGCAAGAATCGGGAGCCCTGCTATAATTGCCCCCTGTTATATGGGAATTGATATGGCTACCCGTGAGGAATTAATTGCGGCAAACAACAAAGTGGAGAATATTTGTAATACCATAAACGCAGATTCCCTTGGATACTTAAGTATCGATGGACTGGTCAGAGCCATAGGTCTTGACAAAGAGGACCTGTGCATGGGATGTCTGACAGAAGTATATCCTCTGGAGATTCCCGGGGAAAAATGCCAGTGCAGGCAAACCCGGCTTAATCAATTCTAA
- a CDS encoding phosphatase PAP2 family protein: MVPLTIAGNLFIWLLIAAFLYIFKGKSYAVYYLSLLLIIWLAVYGMKSLFMFPRPETGRILVDAAGYSFPSSHTALAFGTATFLHPVSGKSSYLFWLFAIMMGISRITVGVHYPTDVIAGAIAGIILGYAGLLFYPAFVRKVNRFRID; this comes from the coding sequence ATGGTTCCCCTGACAATAGCGGGAAACCTGTTTATATGGTTGTTAATCGCTGCATTTCTATATATATTTAAAGGTAAATCTTATGCAGTCTATTACTTGTCACTTTTGTTAATAATATGGCTGGCTGTTTATGGGATGAAATCATTATTCATGTTTCCCAGGCCAGAAACTGGACGTATCCTTGTGGATGCAGCCGGCTATTCTTTTCCCAGCAGTCACACAGCACTGGCTTTTGGAACTGCCACGTTTTTGCATCCAGTTTCAGGCAAATCAAGTTATTTATTCTGGCTATTTGCCATAATGATGGGTATCAGCCGGATTACAGTAGGTGTACATTACCCTACGGATGTTATAGCAGGTGCAATAGCAGGCATTATTCTGGGTTATGCAGGTTTGCTTTTTTATCCTGCATTTGTAAGAAAAGTAAATAGGTTTAGAATTGATTAA
- a CDS encoding universal stress protein, whose translation MVYNTILITTDGSENARKAVQSGIDLASACGSKVYALYVMEMNPVGMTREAIHRDWKTAMQVSLPEHISPAQWREFAKIADENWKIERKKHLEEKAENILSYVEDLGKNKGVDVEKVHIEGKPANEILDFASDKNVDLIVMGTLGMGSDGTFRLGRVAERVIHNAGCDVMSVR comes from the coding sequence ATGGTATATAATACTATATTAATAACTACCGACGGTTCCGAAAATGCACGAAAAGCAGTGCAATCGGGAATAGATTTAGCAAGTGCATGTGGTTCAAAGGTCTATGCACTCTATGTAATGGAAATGAATCCTGTAGGCATGACCAGGGAAGCAATACACAGGGATTGGAAAACGGCAATGCAGGTGTCGCTTCCCGAACATATATCTCCGGCCCAGTGGCGTGAATTTGCAAAGATTGCCGACGAAAACTGGAAAATAGAACGCAAGAAGCATCTCGAGGAAAAAGCAGAAAATATTCTTTCCTACGTCGAGGATCTCGGGAAAAATAAGGGCGTCGATGTCGAAAAAGTACACATCGAAGGCAAACCGGCAAATGAAATCCTTGATTTTGCCTCCGATAAGAACGTAGATCTGATTGTTATGGGCACATTAGGCATGGGCTCAGACGGGACATTCCGGCTGGGACGTGTAGCAGAAAGAGTAATCCATAATGCCGGCTGTGATGTAATGTCGGTCAGGTGA
- a CDS encoding MarC family protein, with protein sequence MDVVSFFIYSFVSIFVIVSPIGVVVTFISLTSSMTQEEKNSIATRATLLACAICIFFALTGHSILNVFGISVDSLRVAGGILLFKVAFDMLLSKVSGESVTEEEIHESLSRDDVWIFPIALPLMTGPATITTVVVLSGTSPLISHKLVVLLAILLTFGICFVTLYYSRRLYKLIGYTGAHVITRLLGLFLAALAVDFVTHGVWNIYSNLAGFT encoded by the coding sequence ATGGACGTTGTATCATTCTTTATTTACTCTTTTGTTAGCATCTTCGTTATCGTGAGTCCGATCGGAGTAGTCGTGACGTTCATCTCACTAACAAGCAGCATGACCCAGGAAGAAAAAAACAGTATAGCAACCCGTGCAACCCTTCTTGCCTGTGCTATATGCATTTTCTTTGCACTTACCGGTCACAGCATCCTCAATGTTTTCGGGATTAGTGTAGATTCGCTGAGGGTGGCTGGTGGAATATTGTTGTTCAAGGTAGCTTTTGATATGCTGCTCTCAAAAGTATCCGGGGAAAGTGTAACGGAAGAGGAAATTCATGAATCCCTCAGCCGTGATGATGTCTGGATATTCCCCATAGCCCTTCCTTTGATGACAGGGCCTGCCACAATCACAACCGTAGTCGTGCTTTCGGGTACATCCCCTTTAATTTCTCATAAACTGGTGGTATTGCTGGCAATCCTGCTGACATTCGGTATATGCTTTGTGACTCTATATTATTCCCGGCGTCTCTATAAATTAATAGGATACACCGGAGCACATGTTATCACCAGGCTTCTCGGTCTTTTCCTTGCAGCTCTTGCGGTGGATTTTGTAACTCATGGTGTGTGGAATATATATAGTAACCTTGCAGGATTCACCTGA
- the thiD gene encoding bifunctional hydroxymethylpyrimidine kinase/phosphomethylpyrimidine kinase → MSNTKVALTIAGSDSGGGAGIEADIRTFSALGMHPTCAVTCITSQNTMGVQDSMEVPLPHISSQIDAVCTDMDVKWAKTGMLSSPEIIATVASEVKKHRLKLVVDPVMTAEAGGTLLAESALSILKEKLFPLAFVVTPNIYEAKALSGVTINTWEDGQKAARRIAKLGVDNVIITGGHFDASDLVYESHNDTFTTISSRFVEGGTHGSGCTYSAALLVYLSNELRVPEAARCAKRFVENAISKSTDAGMGVSPVDPLAFLRNSAAKHHTFVNTTEALDILLSEKAFSKLIPEVGCNIAMATPEAETISDVAGVHGRITRSKGRPVASGCVGFGASKHVGSVVLAAIHSNPEIRACLNVKYSKAVLAACSQMGLGIASFERKDEPSDVSTMDWGTAYAIEKYGKVPEVIYDEGDFGKEPMIRLLGKNATDVVEMALRIVERIN, encoded by the coding sequence ATGAGCAATACAAAGGTAGCCCTTACGATAGCAGGTTCGGATTCCGGCGGAGGTGCCGGCATAGAAGCAGACATTCGTACCTTTTCGGCACTTGGGATGCATCCCACATGCGCCGTCACATGCATTACCTCCCAGAATACAATGGGTGTACAGGATTCAATGGAGGTGCCCTTGCCCCATATATCCTCTCAGATTGATGCGGTGTGTACGGATATGGATGTAAAATGGGCAAAAACAGGAATGCTTTCTTCTCCTGAAATTATCGCCACGGTTGCATCTGAGGTAAAGAAGCATCGTCTTAAACTTGTTGTGGATCCGGTAATGACTGCCGAGGCCGGAGGCACCTTGCTTGCAGAATCTGCGCTTAGTATCCTGAAAGAAAAATTGTTCCCTCTGGCTTTTGTTGTAACTCCCAACATATATGAGGCAAAAGCCCTGTCAGGAGTTACGATAAACACCTGGGAAGATGGGCAGAAAGCAGCTCGCAGGATAGCAAAACTCGGTGTGGATAATGTAATAATTACAGGAGGTCATTTTGATGCTTCGGATCTTGTCTATGAATCCCACAATGACACATTTACAACAATATCAAGTCGATTTGTTGAAGGGGGAACTCATGGCTCAGGGTGCACCTATTCGGCGGCTCTGCTTGTTTATCTCTCAAATGAATTGAGAGTGCCCGAGGCTGCAAGGTGTGCCAAAAGATTTGTAGAAAATGCCATTTCAAAAAGTACCGATGCTGGAATGGGTGTCTCGCCGGTAGATCCGCTTGCTTTTCTGCGTAATTCAGCTGCAAAACACCATACTTTTGTGAATACTACCGAGGCCCTGGATATCCTGCTTTCAGAAAAGGCTTTTTCAAAACTTATCCCCGAGGTAGGATGCAATATTGCCATGGCAACTCCTGAGGCGGAAACAATATCCGATGTAGCCGGTGTACACGGTCGTATAACCCGTTCAAAAGGCAGGCCTGTGGCATCAGGATGTGTTGGGTTTGGTGCCAGTAAACATGTTGGAAGTGTGGTACTTGCTGCTATACATTCCAATCCTGAAATCAGGGCATGCCTGAATGTTAAGTACAGCAAGGCGGTACTTGCTGCCTGCAGCCAGATGGGCCTTGGAATTGCTTCTTTTGAACGCAAAGACGAGCCTTCCGATGTGAGTACAATGGATTGGGGAACGGCTTATGCAATAGAAAAATACGGCAAGGTCCCGGAAGTCATATATGATGAAGGCGATTTTGGAAAAGAACCTATGATAAGGCTGCTTGGCAAGAATGCGACAGATGTTGTGGAGATGGCCCTGCGGATTGTCGAACGAATTAATTGA
- a CDS encoding 50S ribosomal protein L37e — MSKGTPSRGKRQKRTHAKCRRCGSVSLNIHTKQCTSCGFGKTSRMRSYKWQRKCKY; from the coding sequence ATGTCAAAAGGTACTCCCTCAAGAGGAAAAAGGCAGAAACGTACACATGCTAAATGCAGACGTTGCGGTAGCGTATCTCTTAATATCCACACCAAACAGTGCACATCCTGCGGATTTGGTAAGACCTCGCGTATGAGAAGTTACAAGTGGCAGCGCAAGTGCAAATACTGA